One window of Felis catus isolate Fca126 chromosome D4, F.catus_Fca126_mat1.0, whole genome shotgun sequence genomic DNA carries:
- the IER5L gene encoding immediate early response gene 5-like protein, producing MECALDAQSLISISLRKIHSSRTQRGGIKLHKNLLVSYVLRNARQLYLSERYAELYRRQQQQQQQQQQQQQQPPHHQHQHLAYAAPGMPASAADFGPLQLGGGGDAEAREPAARHQLHQLHQLHQLHLQQQLHQHQHPAPRGCAAAAAGAPAGGAGALSELPGCAALQPPHGAPHRGQPLEPLQPGPAPLPPPAPAALCPRDPRASAACSAPSAPPAAAPQAAAGASPPASPAPASSPGFYRGAYPAPSDFGVHCSSQTTVLDLDTHVVTTVENGYLHQDCCASAHCPCCGQGAPGPGLASAAGCKRKYYPGQEEDEDDEEDAGDLGAEPPGGAPFAPCKRARFEDFCPDSSPDASNISNLISIFGSGFSGLVSRQPDSSEQPPPLNGQLCAKQALASLGAWTRAIVAF from the coding sequence ATGGAGTGCGCCCTGGACGCCCAGAGCCTGATCAGCATCTCCCTGCGCAAGATCCACAGCTCCCGGACCCAGCGCGGCGGCATCAAGCTGCACAAGAACCTCCTGGTGTCCTACGTGCTCCGCAACGCGCGCCAGCTCTACCTGAGCGAGCGCTACGCCGAGCTCTACCGgcgccagcagcagcagcagcagcaacagcagcagcaacagcagcagccgCCCCACCACCAGCACCAGCACCTCGCGTACGCGGCGCCGGGCATGCCGGCCAgcgcggccgacttcggcccgcTCCAACTTGGCGGCGGCGGGGACGCGGAGGCGCGCGAGCCGGCCGCCCGGCACCAGCTGCACCAGCTCCACCAGCTCCACCAGCTGCACCTCCAGCAGCAGCTGCACCAGCACCAGCACCCGGCGCCCAGGGgctgcgcggcggcggcggccggggcgcCCGCGGGCGGCGCGGGGGCGCTCTCGGAGCTGCCCGGGTGCGCCGCGCTCCAGCCGCCGCACGGCGCGCCCCACCGCGGGCAGCCCTTGGAGCCGCTGCAGCCGGGTCCTgcgccgctgccgccgcccgcgcccgccgcgcTCTGCCCGCGGGACCCTCGCGCCTCGGCCGCCTGCTCCGCGCCCTCCGCGCCCCCAGCGGCCGCCCCTCAGGCCGCTGCTGGCGCCTCCCCGCCCgcctccccggcccccgcctcctcccccggCTTCTACCGGGGCGCGTACCCGGCCCCCTCGGACTTCGGCGTGCACTGCAGCAGCCAGACCACCGTGCTGGACCTGGACACTCACGTGGTGACCACGGTGGAGAACGGCTACTTGCACCAGGACTGCTGCGCCTCCGCCCACTGCCCCTGCTGTGGCCAGGGCGCCCCAGGACCCGGCCTGGCGTCCGCCGCCGGCTGCAAGCGCAAGTATTACCCTGGCCAGGAGGAGGACGAAGACGACGAGGAGGACGCTGGCGACCTGGGAGCCGAGCCCCCCGGGGGCGCCCCGTTCGCCCCCTGCAAGCGCGCCCGCTTCGAGGACTTCTGCCCGGACTCGTCCCCGGACGCGTCCAACATCTCAAACTTGATCTCCATCTTTGGCTCGGGCTTCTCGGGGCTGGTGAGCCGACAGCCGGACTCCTCGGAGCAGCCGCCGCCGCTCAACGGGCAGCTGTGCGCCAAGCAGGCGCTCGCCAGCCTCGGCGCCTGGACTCGAGCCATTGTCGCCTTCTAG